A genomic region of Actinomycetota bacterium contains the following coding sequences:
- the rpmG gene encoding 50S ribosomal protein L33 yields the protein MAKSDNRPKITLACTQCKRRNYNTVKNRVNDRDRLEMKKYCRWCRTHTIHRETR from the coding sequence ATGGCCAAGAGCGACAACCGCCCGAAGATCACGCTCGCCTGCACGCAGTGCAAGCGCCGCAACTACAACACGGTCAAGAACCGCGTGAACGATCGCGACCGACTCGAGATGAAGAAGTACTGCCGCTGGTGCCGCACGCACACGATTCACCGCGAAACGCGCTGA
- a CDS encoding response regulator transcription factor, protein MARTAPDGKRAASRGDHGSAAGSGTGSGTRASSNGKGEIRVLIVDDQRTFGEALGMALGKERDLTVVEVVTDGAAAVAASDELHPDVVLMDVTMPGMDGIEATRRIKEAEPETAVIVLTGELGDLTVGRAVQAGADGCLPKTEAVLDLAGAVRKAHAGEELLDEDRVEESLRKLRHRRQQDASIEQRLERLTPREIEILELTAAGLSSEKLSATLGMSPNTLRTHVQNVLTKLKVHSKLDAVVLALRHGAIEGTSEEMIDLSDGANTKPD, encoded by the coding sequence ATGGCCCGCACCGCTCCCGACGGGAAGCGCGCCGCGTCGAGGGGGGACCACGGATCGGCTGCCGGTTCCGGCACGGGCTCGGGCACACGCGCGAGCTCCAACGGGAAGGGCGAGATCCGCGTGCTGATCGTCGATGATCAGCGCACGTTCGGTGAAGCCCTCGGCATGGCCCTCGGCAAAGAACGCGACCTCACGGTCGTCGAGGTCGTCACCGACGGCGCGGCGGCCGTGGCCGCTTCCGACGAGCTGCACCCCGACGTCGTCCTCATGGACGTGACGATGCCGGGCATGGACGGCATCGAGGCCACCCGCCGCATCAAGGAGGCCGAGCCCGAGACCGCGGTGATCGTGCTCACCGGCGAGCTCGGAGACCTCACGGTCGGCCGGGCGGTTCAGGCGGGTGCCGATGGGTGCTTGCCGAAGACCGAGGCCGTCCTCGATCTCGCCGGCGCCGTTCGCAAGGCCCACGCCGGCGAGGAACTGCTCGACGAGGACCGGGTCGAAGAGAGCCTGCGCAAGCTGCGCCACCGCCGCCAGCAGGACGCCTCGATCGAACAGCGGCTCGAACGGCTCACGCCGCGAGAGATCGAGATCCTCGAGCTCACCGCCGCCGGGCTGTCGAGCGAGAAGCTCTCGGCCACGCTCGGGATGAGCCCGAACACATTGCGCACCCACGTGCAGAACGTGCTCACGAAGCTGAAGGTGCACTCCAAGCTCGACGCGGTGGTGCTGGCGCTTCGGCACGGAGCGATCGAGGGCACGTCCGAGGAGATGATCGACCTCTCCGACGGCGCGAACACGAAGCCGGACTGA
- a CDS encoding MaoC family dehydratase N-terminal domain-containing protein — MNAGAEGKTYPPVTLVVDPARVEHFAHSVGAAGLPGVPPTFATAGEFTAFPDIVDDPELGLHFARVLHGEQEYEWFRPFVPGETITITSHIAQIRQRGPLGFCTIESELRDEAGELVVRAVCTFLERGEPEGANA, encoded by the coding sequence ATGAACGCCGGCGCCGAGGGGAAGACCTACCCGCCCGTGACCCTGGTGGTCGACCCCGCCAGGGTTGAGCACTTCGCGCACTCCGTGGGAGCCGCCGGGCTGCCCGGTGTGCCGCCCACGTTCGCGACGGCGGGGGAATTCACCGCGTTCCCCGACATCGTCGACGACCCGGAGCTGGGTCTGCATTTCGCGCGCGTCCTCCACGGGGAGCAGGAGTACGAATGGTTCCGCCCGTTCGTCCCCGGCGAGACGATCACGATCACCTCCCACATCGCGCAGATCCGGCAGCGAGGGCCGCTCGGGTTCTGCACGATCGAGTCGGAGCTGCGCGACGAGGCCGGCGAGCTCGTCGTCCGCGCGGTCTGCACGTTCCTCGAGCGAGGGGAACCGGAAGGCGCGAACGCATGA
- a CDS encoding MaoC/PaaZ C-terminal domain-containing protein codes for MTQRQQERDAERARRRRPFEDVAVDDVLPELSWTITREQIREYAEASGDDNALHLDDDVARAVGIDGVIAHGMLTMGILASCIVGWAGDEGALVKLKSPFRATVAPGETVVAGGRVRSLHPEERTAKLEIWVRSERADGSIGDPIRRSEALVRLG; via the coding sequence ATGACGCAGCGGCAGCAGGAACGAGACGCCGAACGCGCCCGGCGGCGACGGCCCTTTGAAGACGTGGCCGTGGACGACGTGCTCCCCGAGCTGTCGTGGACGATCACGCGCGAGCAGATCCGCGAGTACGCGGAAGCCTCGGGCGACGACAACGCGCTGCACCTGGACGACGATGTCGCACGCGCCGTGGGCATCGATGGCGTGATCGCCCACGGCATGCTGACGATGGGGATCCTCGCGTCGTGCATCGTGGGGTGGGCCGGAGACGAGGGTGCGCTCGTCAAGCTGAAGTCGCCGTTCCGGGCGACCGTTGCGCCGGGGGAGACGGTGGTGGCCGGAGGTCGGGTCCGCTCGCTCCATCCGGAGGAGCGGACGGCCAAGTTGGAGATCTGGGTGCGTTCCGAGCGTGCCGACGGGAGCATCGGGGATCCGATCCGCCGCAGCGAGGCGCTGGTCCGTCTCGGCTAG
- a CDS encoding O-antigen ligase family protein: MDARAPMHPRRPQALDAGLFLVVVAVPLAFTPFTTSPFADPKLLLLSLGTLLIWLGAAPADRRLALAAGAWFGVTALAAVLGVDPQRSLTGLEGPLTGLGLFACCAVLVVAGASLTRETIERVGGWLLWTGLIVGAITLVWRLAPDVIEAGVTDLDFRGGTVGNPVFAGAVIAGAIAVALVRELSPLRRAVSIVVLVSGISAGGERVAWLLPIVAVVATLWWARVDRRRAALLAGGIVAILAGWALAEPVLPEGATVSPVAQVTSFGSDTGRLTAFEVHTRAWLDRPVLGWGPGTTLSGYRANATAEQIDTAGIAWDEAHNLVIQTASQSGILGLLALGWLVVIVVSRGLRASRDAAWVIGTVTVFAVFCLFEPFNLSVTPLLFLFAGAAGAGAREAPASRRWTRVAYASTGIVLIAGLGLAALTFAASAYERWGARYEDQPALRTSLALQPWRVTAGMELLRDLALDARSRQVPGTDEEARELIDDLVDDRGWDPRVRPAAADAEGLMEDFGAARGWLLSQLEVFPGDAAILPDPDVVGRGEVSGIP, translated from the coding sequence GTGGATGCCCGGGCGCCGATGCACCCCCGGCGGCCGCAAGCCCTCGACGCCGGGCTGTTCCTGGTCGTGGTGGCCGTGCCGCTGGCCTTCACCCCCTTCACCACCTCTCCGTTCGCGGATCCGAAGCTGCTGCTGCTGAGCTTGGGCACGCTGCTGATCTGGCTCGGAGCAGCCCCGGCGGACCGCCGCCTGGCCCTCGCGGCCGGCGCGTGGTTCGGGGTCACGGCCCTCGCTGCCGTGCTCGGGGTCGACCCGCAGCGTTCCCTGACCGGGTTGGAGGGCCCCCTGACCGGTCTGGGCTTGTTCGCCTGTTGCGCCGTGCTCGTGGTCGCCGGCGCGAGCCTGACCCGCGAGACGATCGAGCGGGTCGGCGGGTGGCTCCTGTGGACGGGCCTGATCGTGGGGGCGATCACCCTCGTGTGGCGCCTCGCGCCGGACGTGATCGAGGCCGGCGTGACCGATCTCGACTTCCGTGGGGGCACGGTCGGCAACCCCGTGTTCGCCGGCGCCGTGATCGCGGGCGCGATCGCCGTCGCGCTGGTGCGGGAGCTGTCGCCGCTGCGGCGAGCCGTATCGATCGTCGTCCTCGTCTCCGGGATCTCCGCCGGAGGGGAGCGGGTCGCCTGGCTGCTCCCGATCGTGGCGGTCGTGGCGACATTGTGGTGGGCGCGCGTCGACCGCCGGCGGGCGGCGCTGTTGGCCGGCGGCATCGTGGCGATCCTGGCGGGCTGGGCGCTCGCCGAACCCGTGCTCCCCGAGGGCGCGACGGTCTCCCCCGTGGCGCAGGTGACCAGCTTCGGGAGCGACACGGGGCGGCTCACGGCGTTCGAGGTCCACACGCGCGCCTGGCTCGATCGGCCGGTGCTCGGATGGGGTCCGGGAACGACGCTGAGCGGCTACCGGGCGAACGCGACGGCCGAGCAGATCGACACCGCGGGGATCGCTTGGGACGAGGCGCACAACCTCGTGATCCAGACCGCGTCGCAGTCGGGGATCCTCGGGCTCCTCGCGCTCGGGTGGCTCGTCGTGATCGTCGTCTCGCGCGGGCTCCGCGCGTCGCGCGATGCCGCGTGGGTGATCGGCACCGTCACGGTCTTCGCGGTGTTCTGTCTGTTCGAGCCGTTCAACCTCTCGGTGACGCCGTTGCTGTTCCTGTTCGCCGGCGCGGCCGGAGCGGGCGCGCGAGAGGCGCCCGCCTCACGCCGGTGGACCCGCGTCGCGTACGCGTCGACCGGGATCGTGCTGATCGCGGGGCTCGGGCTGGCGGCGCTGACGTTCGCCGCGTCCGCCTACGAGCGGTGGGGAGCGCGATACGAGGATCAGCCCGCGCTGCGCACCTCGCTCGCGCTGCAGCCATGGCGGGTCACGGCGGGGATGGAACTGCTGCGGGACCTGGCCCTCGACGCTCGGAGCAGGCAGGTCCCGGGGACCGACGAGGAGGCGCGCGAACTGATCGACGACCTCGTCGACGATCGCGGATGGGACCCACGCGTCCGCCCCGCGGCGGCGGACGCGGAAGGGCTGATGGAGGACTTCGGGGCGGCGCGCGGATGGCTGCTGTCCCAGCTCGAGGTCTTCCCCGGCGACGCGGCGATCCTTCCCGATCCCGATGTCGTCGGTCGCGGCGAGGTATCGGGGATCCCGTAG
- the secE gene encoding preprotein translocase subunit SecE — MARQKSRGGTERSQAVAQQRRTQQEQKRKRTGARQFLKEVRQELKKVNWPTRPETISYTIVVLISVVVLTSLVAALDYIFSEAILGLFT; from the coding sequence ATGGCGCGACAGAAGTCGCGCGGTGGCACCGAGCGCTCCCAGGCGGTCGCCCAGCAACGTCGCACGCAGCAGGAACAGAAGCGCAAGCGCACCGGCGCGCGCCAGTTCCTCAAGGAGGTTCGCCAGGAGCTCAAGAAGGTCAACTGGCCCACCCGGCCCGAGACGATCAGCTACACGATCGTCGTGTTGATCTCCGTGGTCGTCCTCACCTCGCTGGTGGCGGCCCTCGACTACATCTTCTCCGAGGCGATCCTCGGATTGTTCACCTAG
- the nusG gene encoding transcription termination/antitermination protein NusG: MDDEQTRTDDDTASVATEVTDLTAPGEVDGDPAQGPDADTESQEVADTAATREPPVVPVREEWSDDEPSEPASAEVTAVHEVSQTTDDAVADLDGFVERSEEAAGDSETAEEDADAEIAVPEAEAAPATPTPKPKPKPKPKKKTATKAKQDAAAEAEAAPAADPFKGPGDWYVVHTYAGYENKVKTNLNSRIHTMQMEDKIFDVHIPMEDVMEIKGGKKQVVQKKVFPGYLLVKMLYDNDSWYVVRNTPGVTGFVSAGTGTKPTPLSKREVEKILVVKKEETKPQVRLGFEEGDVVRIISGPFADFNGTINEINADQAKLKVLVNIFDRETPVELSFDQVAKV; encoded by the coding sequence ATGGACGACGAGCAGACCCGCACCGACGATGACACCGCTTCCGTGGCGACCGAGGTCACCGACCTCACCGCGCCGGGCGAGGTCGACGGCGATCCCGCGCAGGGGCCGGACGCCGACACCGAGTCCCAGGAGGTCGCCGACACCGCCGCGACGCGCGAGCCGCCCGTCGTTCCCGTCCGCGAGGAGTGGAGCGACGACGAGCCCAGCGAGCCGGCGTCCGCCGAGGTGACCGCGGTCCACGAGGTCAGTCAGACCACCGACGACGCGGTCGCCGACCTCGACGGGTTCGTCGAGCGATCCGAAGAGGCGGCCGGTGACAGCGAGACCGCCGAGGAAGACGCCGACGCGGAGATCGCGGTGCCCGAAGCGGAGGCCGCACCCGCGACCCCGACGCCGAAGCCGAAGCCGAAGCCGAAGCCGAAGAAGAAGACGGCGACGAAGGCCAAGCAGGACGCCGCGGCCGAAGCCGAGGCCGCGCCCGCCGCCGACCCCTTCAAGGGTCCCGGCGATTGGTACGTCGTGCACACCTACGCCGGCTACGAGAACAAGGTCAAGACGAACCTCAACTCGCGGATCCACACGATGCAGATGGAAGACAAGATCTTCGACGTCCACATCCCGATGGAGGACGTGATGGAGATCAAGGGCGGCAAGAAGCAGGTCGTCCAGAAGAAGGTCTTCCCGGGTTACCTGCTCGTGAAGATGCTCTACGACAACGACTCCTGGTACGTCGTGCGCAACACGCCCGGCGTGACCGGGTTCGTCTCCGCCGGCACGGGCACCAAGCCCACGCCGCTTTCCAAGCGCGAGGTCGAGAAGATCCTCGTGGTGAAGAAGGAGGAGACCAAGCCGCAGGTTCGCCTCGGCTTCGAAGAGGGCGACGTGGTGCGGATCATCTCCGGGCCGTTCGCCGACTTCAACGGAACGATCAACGAGATCAATGCCGACCAGGCCAAGCTCAAGGTGCTCGTCAACATCTTCGACCGCGAAACACCGGTCGAGTTGTCGTTCGACCAGGTAGCGAAGGTCTAG
- the rplK gene encoding 50S ribosomal protein L11 has product MAPPTKPVMALVKLQIPAGQATPAPPVGTALGQHGVNIMDFCRQYNEATQQQSGQIIPVELTIYEDRSFSFITKQPPAAELIKKAAGIESGSGEPNRDKVGRLTQDQVRTIAEQKMPDLNANDVEMAMRIIAGTARSMGVEVDA; this is encoded by the coding sequence ATGGCCCCACCCACCAAGCCCGTCATGGCCCTCGTCAAGCTCCAGATCCCGGCCGGCCAGGCCACCCCCGCTCCGCCCGTCGGTACCGCGCTGGGCCAGCACGGGGTGAACATCATGGACTTCTGCCGCCAGTACAACGAGGCGACCCAGCAGCAATCCGGCCAGATCATCCCGGTCGAGCTGACGATCTACGAGGATCGCTCGTTCTCGTTCATCACGAAGCAGCCGCCGGCCGCCGAGCTGATCAAGAAGGCCGCCGGCATCGAGTCCGGATCGGGCGAGCCGAACCGCGACAAGGTCGGCCGCCTGACGCAGGATCAAGTGCGCACGATCGCCGAGCAGAAGATGCCCGACCTGAACGCGAACGACGTCGAGATGGCGATGCGGATCATCGCGGGAACGGCGCGCAGCATGGGCGTGGAGGTGGACGCATGA
- the rplA gene encoding 50S ribosomal protein L1 — protein sequence MTERTHGKRYRAAAKGFDRERAYVPGEAFALLKAFPDAKFDETVEVAFRLGVDPKKADQLVRGTVSLPNGTGKSVRVAVFTTGEKAREATEAGADLVGGEELVEEVVKGTIDFEAAVATPDMMATVGKAGRVLGPRGLMPNPKTGTVTQDVGKAVADIKGGKVEYRTDRTGNVHVIIGKKSFAEQSLLQNYLVVVEELLRAKPSGAKGRYVESATLSSTMSPGIPLDPTHLKDAEASAAAAASA from the coding sequence ATGACCGAGCGCACGCACGGCAAGCGCTACCGCGCGGCGGCCAAGGGCTTCGATCGCGAACGCGCGTACGTTCCCGGCGAAGCCTTCGCGTTGCTGAAGGCGTTCCCGGACGCGAAGTTCGACGAGACCGTTGAGGTCGCGTTCCGCTTGGGGGTCGACCCGAAGAAGGCCGATCAGCTGGTCCGTGGGACCGTGAGCCTGCCGAACGGCACCGGCAAGTCGGTCCGCGTCGCGGTGTTCACCACCGGCGAGAAGGCACGCGAGGCGACCGAGGCCGGAGCCGACCTCGTCGGGGGCGAGGAGCTCGTCGAGGAGGTCGTCAAGGGCACGATCGACTTCGAGGCCGCCGTCGCCACCCCGGACATGATGGCCACGGTCGGTAAGGCCGGTCGCGTGCTCGGGCCGCGCGGACTGATGCCCAACCCGAAGACCGGGACGGTGACCCAGGACGTGGGCAAGGCCGTCGCCGACATCAAGGGCGGCAAGGTCGAGTACCGCACCGACCGCACTGGCAACGTCCACGTGATCATCGGGAAGAAGTCGTTCGCCGAGCAGTCGCTGCTGCAGAACTACCTCGTGGTGGTCGAGGAGCTGCTGCGCGCGAAGCCCTCGGGTGCGAAGGGCCGTTACGTGGAATCTGCGACGCTGAGCTCGACGATGAGCCCGGGGATCCCGCTGGATCCGACGCACCTGAAGGACGCGGAAGCGAGCGCGGCAGCAGCAGCAAGCGCCTGA
- a CDS encoding CopG family transcriptional regulator, with protein MKRTQIYLEDDQDEVLESRAGALGRTKSDLIREAIDSYLGLGEGEAGRLEAFREALAELAGSAAHLPPGSEYVEEIRRADAERQDELDRKRDG; from the coding sequence ATGAAGCGCACCCAGATCTACCTCGAGGACGATCAGGACGAGGTGCTCGAGTCGAGGGCCGGTGCGCTCGGCAGGACGAAGTCAGACCTGATCCGGGAAGCGATCGATTCCTACCTCGGGCTCGGCGAGGGCGAAGCGGGGAGGCTCGAAGCTTTCAGAGAGGCACTGGCGGAACTGGCGGGGAGCGCGGCCCACCTCCCGCCGGGGTCGGAGTACGTGGAGGAGATCCGACGAGCTGACGCCGAGCGACAGGACGAGCTCGATCGGAAGCGTGACGGGTGA
- a CDS encoding type II toxin-antitoxin system VapC family toxin produces MSTVLDSTVVIDVLRGSPEALEYLTSLSQVPVCSEITRVEIIRGLRSRERGATERLFHTLRWEPVGEVVARAAGEFGREYRRSHPGISSADLLIAATASQLGLKVATTNVRRYPMFPRLRPPY; encoded by the coding sequence GTGAGCACGGTCCTCGACAGCACCGTCGTGATCGACGTGCTGCGCGGCAGCCCGGAGGCTCTCGAGTACCTCACGAGCCTCTCCCAGGTCCCGGTGTGCTCGGAGATCACGCGCGTCGAGATCATCAGGGGCCTTCGATCGCGCGAACGTGGTGCGACCGAGCGGTTGTTCCATACGTTGCGCTGGGAACCCGTGGGAGAGGTCGTCGCCCGCGCGGCCGGTGAGTTCGGACGGGAGTACCGGCGGAGCCATCCCGGCATCTCGAGCGCCGATCTGCTGATCGCCGCGACCGCCTCGCAGCTCGGGTTGAAGGTCGCGACGACGAACGTCCGGCGCTACCCGATGTTCCCGCGGTTGCGCCCGCCGTACTGA
- a CDS encoding response regulator: MDTPATWAALGVLAAFSSAVIAILGWQSTRIARLEHRFERFEAKVDERFDRVDERFVHVDERFVHVDERFDRVDERFVHVDERFDRVDERFDRIDARLDGTNQRIDGVNARLDTHVEGRHAG; the protein is encoded by the coding sequence ATGGACACACCCGCCACCTGGGCAGCACTCGGCGTGCTCGCCGCGTTCTCCAGCGCGGTGATCGCGATCCTCGGGTGGCAGAGCACGCGCATCGCGCGACTCGAGCACCGGTTCGAAAGATTCGAGGCGAAGGTGGACGAGCGGTTCGATCGCGTGGACGAGCGGTTCGTCCATGTGGACGAGCGATTCGTCCATGTGGACGAGCGGTTCGATCGGGTCGACGAGCGATTCGTCCATGTGGACGAGCGGTTCGATCGCGTGGACGAGCGGTTCGACCGGATCGATGCCCGCCTCGACGGGACGAACCAGCGGATCGACGGCGTCAACGCGCGACTCGACACCCACGTCGAGGGGCGCCACGCCGGCTGA
- the rplJ gene encoding 50S ribosomal protein L10: MAKPEKIEKVAVLKERIEGADALLLTDYRGLTVGDTKELREGLSEANASFAVVKNSLFKRAVDEAGLEVLDVLLTGPTAAVFIKGDAVLAAKRVAEASKKFESLQIKGGFMDGKLLSAEEAAALAKLRSREEMLSQLAGMMQADMTRAASIFQALQGKFLGLLEAYKEKLHETTGGASEASADDGEKEE; encoded by the coding sequence ATGGCGAAACCGGAGAAGATCGAGAAGGTCGCGGTCCTGAAAGAGCGGATCGAGGGCGCAGACGCCCTGCTGCTCACCGACTACCGCGGTCTGACCGTCGGCGACACGAAGGAACTGCGCGAGGGTCTCAGCGAGGCCAACGCGTCGTTCGCCGTCGTGAAGAACTCGCTGTTCAAGCGCGCGGTCGACGAGGCCGGGCTCGAGGTCCTCGACGTGCTGCTGACCGGGCCCACCGCCGCCGTGTTCATCAAGGGCGACGCGGTGCTCGCGGCCAAGCGGGTCGCCGAGGCGTCCAAGAAGTTCGAGTCGCTCCAGATCAAGGGCGGCTTCATGGACGGCAAGCTCCTGTCGGCCGAGGAGGCTGCGGCGCTGGCCAAGCTCCGGTCGCGGGAGGAGATGCTCTCGCAGCTGGCCGGGATGATGCAGGCCGACATGACTCGCGCGGCGTCGATCTTCCAGGCGCTCCAGGGCAAGTTCCTCGGCCTGCTCGAGGCGTACAAGGAGAAGCTTCACGAGACGACCGGCGGGGCTTCCGAGGCCTCGGCGGATGACGGTGAGAAGGAGGAGTGA
- the rplL gene encoding 50S ribosomal protein L7/L12, whose protein sequence is MAKVSSDDLLDAFKEMTLLELSEFIKQFEDTFDVQAAAAAPVMMAAPGGAGGEADGDGAGEQSTFDVLLTGAGDKKIQVIKEVRALTSLGLKEAKDLVDNAPKPVLEGVDKDAADKAKEALEGAGASVEVK, encoded by the coding sequence ATGGCCAAGGTTTCCAGCGACGACCTGCTCGACGCGTTCAAGGAGATGACCCTCCTCGAGCTGTCCGAGTTCATCAAGCAGTTCGAGGACACCTTCGATGTCCAGGCGGCCGCGGCCGCGCCGGTGATGATGGCCGCGCCGGGTGGCGCGGGCGGCGAGGCCGACGGCGACGGTGCTGGCGAGCAGAGCACGTTCGATGTGCTGCTCACCGGTGCAGGGGACAAGAAGATCCAGGTGATCAAGGAGGTGCGCGCGCTCACGAGCCTCGGCCTGAAGGAGGCGAAGGACCTCGTGGACAACGCACCGAAGCCGGTGCTCGAAGGCGTCGACAAGGACGCAGCCGACAAGGCGAAGGAAGCCCTCGAGGGCGCCGGCGCCTCCGTCGAGGTCAAGTAG
- a CDS encoding helix-turn-helix transcriptional regulator, whose product MTPRKDGKNFGQRLRASRLDAGLSQSDLEEISGIPKARLSRYENGHVAPSIQTLERLSDALNVSEASLLGDDRAVLEAFFAQLQSRGVEIDSPEQGVKMADALADMLLAAKTAQERGTKADDAIPAASMAVVGAFLGED is encoded by the coding sequence GTGACACCTCGCAAGGATGGGAAGAACTTCGGTCAGCGCCTGCGTGCGTCTCGCCTGGACGCGGGGCTCAGCCAGTCCGATCTCGAGGAGATCTCGGGGATCCCCAAGGCCCGGCTCTCGCGGTACGAGAACGGCCACGTCGCGCCGTCGATCCAGACCCTGGAGCGGCTCTCGGATGCCCTGAACGTCTCCGAGGCCAGCCTGCTCGGCGACGATCGTGCCGTGCTCGAGGCGTTCTTCGCGCAGCTTCAGTCGCGCGGCGTCGAGATCGACTCGCCGGAACAGGGCGTGAAGATGGCCGACGCGCTCGCCGACATGCTGCTGGCCGCCAAGACCGCCCAGGAGCGCGGCACGAAGGCCGACGACGCGATCCCCGCCGCCTCGATGGCGGTCGTGGGCGCGTTCCTGGGCGAGGACTGA
- a CDS encoding NAD-dependent epimerase/dehydratase family protein — MRALVTGAAGFIGSHLAAALLDGGHEVVGLDDLSDGPRANLARAAGMRLVEADLRDADAVADAARGVQVIFHQGAKRSVPRSIEQPELTTQVNVEGTLHVLEAARSEGARVVFASSSSVYGDQERAPHVESMEPRPKSPYAASKLAGEAYCRAWWISMGVPTVALRYFNVYGPGQDPQSEYAAVVPRFITACLTGTPPVIHGDGEQARDFTFIDDVVDANLRAADAPNEALGRAFNVGGGGTPTSVNRLLELIADLTDARPEPIREPARAGDVRVTDADVSLAAELLGHRPAVPIEEGLRTTVETFRA; from the coding sequence ATGCGGGCTCTCGTGACCGGCGCCGCCGGATTCATCGGGTCGCACCTGGCCGCCGCGCTGTTGGACGGCGGCCACGAGGTGGTCGGTCTCGACGACCTCTCCGACGGACCTCGGGCCAACCTCGCGCGCGCGGCCGGGATGCGGCTGGTCGAGGCCGACCTCCGCGACGCCGACGCCGTCGCCGATGCGGCTCGCGGCGTGCAGGTGATCTTCCACCAGGGCGCGAAGCGTTCGGTTCCACGCTCGATCGAGCAGCCCGAGCTGACGACCCAGGTCAACGTGGAGGGAACGCTGCACGTGCTGGAGGCGGCACGCTCCGAGGGAGCACGGGTCGTGTTCGCCTCGTCCTCGTCGGTGTACGGCGATCAGGAGCGGGCCCCGCACGTCGAGTCGATGGAACCGCGCCCGAAGAGCCCGTACGCCGCCAGCAAGCTCGCCGGCGAGGCCTACTGCCGCGCCTGGTGGATCTCGATGGGTGTTCCCACGGTCGCGCTTCGCTACTTCAACGTCTACGGGCCGGGACAGGACCCGCAGAGCGAGTATGCGGCCGTGGTGCCCCGGTTCATCACCGCGTGCCTCACCGGTACGCCGCCCGTGATCCACGGGGACGGAGAGCAGGCGCGTGACTTCACCTTCATCGACGACGTGGTCGATGCGAACCTCCGCGCCGCCGACGCGCCCAACGAGGCGTTGGGCCGCGCGTTCAACGTCGGCGGAGGCGGGACGCCCACGAGCGTGAACCGTTTGCTCGAGCTGATCGCCGACCTCACCGACGCCCGTCCCGAGCCGATCCGCGAGCCGGCACGGGCGGGGGATGTACGCGTCACCGACGCCGACGTGTCGCTCGCGGCGGAACTTCTCGGCCACCGCCCCGCGGTGCCGATCGAGGAGGGACTGCGCACGACCGTCGAGACGTTCCGCGCCTGA